In Parageobacillus sp. KH3-4, the genomic window AAAAGCGGAACAGTGGGGATATAGCACAACATTAGTCGCAGAGCTGTATTTAAATGATATAAAAGGGCCGGAGAGCGATTCGTTGGAAGCATGGTCAACAGCGGCGGCACTAGCGGCGGTGACAGAAAAATTGGAAATTATGACGGCAGTCCGCCCTGGTTTCCATAATCCGGCTGTTACGGCAAAAATGGCGGCCAATATTGACCACATTAGCAACGGCCGCTTTACGCTGAATATCGTATCAGCATGGTGGGAAGAAGAAGCGCGTCAATATGGTGGTATTTTTACCGAGCATGATAAGCGCTATGATCGCACCGAAGAATTCGTCCAAGTGTTAAAAGGGATGTGGACGAACAATGTGTTTCATTTCCAAGGGAAATTTTATGAAGTCAAAGGAGCCCATTTAGCGCCAAAGCCGGTGCAAAAGCCGCATCCGATTTTATACGCCGGCGGCGAGAGCGAACGAGGAAAACAAGCGATTGTCGAGCATTGCGATGCGTATGTGATGCACGGCGGAACAGTCGAAGAAATCGCCCGCAAAGTTGCCGACATGAAACAGCGCCGCCGGCAGGCAGGAAAAGAGCCGTTTCGCTCGTTTGGCATGGCGGCGTTTGTCATTTGCCGCGACAGCGAGGAGGCAGCGCAGGCGGAACTACAGCGTATTACCGACGTCAAATTATCAAGCGGCTATGCAGGATATCATGATTTTGTCAGCAAATCCCAGCTTGAATTGCAATTAAAATTGCAAGACTATTCTGTATCCAACCGTGGACTGCGGCCAAACTTCGTCGGCACGCCGGAGCAAATTGCCGATCGTATTTTGGCATATGAAAATGCAGGCGTTGATTTATTGTTATTACAATTTTCTCCGCAATTAGAGGAAATGGAGCGGTTTGCCAAACAAGTAATGCCGCTTGTCGAGGAGCGCCGGAACAAGCTCGCGGCAAAAGGGGGAAAGCAAGATGAGCAAAATTTACATTATTCACGAAAATAGCGAATGGACCGTGCATTTAACGCAGCGGTTGGACGAGCTGGGTCTGCCTTATGAAGAATGGTTTTTAGACAAGGGGACGGTCGATTTATCGGCGCCGCCGCCGGAAGGGATATTTTACAGCCGAATGAGCGCCTCTTCCCA contains:
- a CDS encoding LLM class flavin-dependent oxidoreductase, whose product is MRYGFWLPIFGGWLRNVEDENMPATFEYAKTVAQKAEQWGYSTTLVAELYLNDIKGPESDSLEAWSTAAALAAVTEKLEIMTAVRPGFHNPAVTAKMAANIDHISNGRFTLNIVSAWWEEEARQYGGIFTEHDKRYDRTEEFVQVLKGMWTNNVFHFQGKFYEVKGAHLAPKPVQKPHPILYAGGESERGKQAIVEHCDAYVMHGGTVEEIARKVADMKQRRRQAGKEPFRSFGMAAFVICRDSEEAAQAELQRITDVKLSSGYAGYHDFVSKSQLELQLKLQDYSVSNRGLRPNFVGTPEQIADRILAYENAGVDLLLLQFSPQLEEMERFAKQVMPLVEERRNKLAAKGGKQDEQNLHYSRK